One Spinacia oleracea cultivar Varoflay chromosome 4, BTI_SOV_V1, whole genome shotgun sequence DNA segment encodes these proteins:
- the LOC110780884 gene encoding GDSL esterase/lipase At1g54790 has protein sequence MTTENLFLRLFFLASLSLPYAKSIDFNYPAVFNFGDSNSDTGDLVASGLEEITDPYGQTYFKKPSGRYCDGRLIIDFLMDQMDLPFLNAYLESIGAPIFKKGCNFATAGSTILPATATSVSPFSFGVQVAQFLRFKDRVQDISKTSGRKYDKYMPSQDSFANALYTFDIGQNDLAGAFYSKSFDQILASIPYILQEFEAGILKLYDEGARFFWIHNTGPLGCLPQNIAKFGTDQSKLDALGCVTAHNQAAQLFNLQLHALSRKLQGQYTDANVTYVDIFTIKSNLLSNYSRYGFEQPIMACCGYGGAPLNYDSRVPCGLTKVINGTSVTAKGCSDSTEYINWDGIHYTEAANQYVASQILTGKYSDPPFSDKMPFLLKLKF, from the exons ATGACAACCGAGAATCTGTTTCTCCGGCTTTTCTTCCTAGCATCCTTATCTTTACCTTATGCCAAATCCATTGATTTCAACTACCCAGCAGTTTTCAACTTTGGTGATTCAAATTCTGATACTGGTGATCTTGTAGCTTCAGGCCTCGAGGAGATTACCGATCCTTATGGACAGACTTACTTCAAGAAACCGTCAGGGCGATACTGTGATGGTCGCTTGATCATAGATTTTCTAA tGGATCAAATGGACCTGCCATTTCTGAATGCCTATTTGGAATCCATTGGTGCACCTATTTTCAAGAAAGGTTGCAATTTTGCTACAGCAGGATCAACTATTCTTCCAGCAACTGCTACATCAGTTAGTCCCTTCTCATTTGGGGTTCAGGTGGCTCAGTTTCTCCGATTCAAAGATCGAGTGCAAGACATATCTAAAA CATCAGGTAGGAAGTACGATAAATATATGCCATCACAAGATTCCTTTGCGAATGCTCTCTACACATTTGATATTGGCCAGAACGATTTGGCGGGAGCATTTTATTCAAAGTCATTTGATCAAATTCTGGCTTCAATCCCATACATTTTGCAAGAATTTGAAGCTGGAATTCTG AAATTGTATGATGAGGGGGCAAGGTTCTTTTGGATTCACAATACCGGTCCACTAGGTTGCTTACCTCAGAACATAGCCAAATTCGGGACTGATCAATCAAAGCTAGATGCACTAGGTTGCGTTACTGCACACAACCAAGCGGCTCAGCTCTTCAACCTGCAACTACATGCTCTCAGCAGAAAATTGCAGGGACAATATACAGATGCAAATGTCACCTATGTCGATATATTCACAATAAAGTCTAATCTTCTTTCAAACTATTCTAGATATG GATTCGAACAACCAATCATGGCTTGCTGTGGATATGGTGGTGCACCGTTAAATTATGATAGCCGAGTACCATGTGGGCTAACAAAAGTCATAAATGGAACCTCTGTTACAGCTAAAGGATGCAGTGATAGCACAGAGTATATAAACTGGGATGGAATTCATTATACAGAAGCAGCTAATCAGTATGTTGCATCACAAATACTCACAGGAAAATATTCTGATCCACCTTTCTCGGACAAAATGCCATTTCTCTTAAAGCTTAAGTTCTAA
- the LOC110780891 gene encoding UPF0603 protein At1g54780, chloroplastic, whose product METILSPPTFSPFLNPKPSSLKPRSLSIPSTKPIICSLKKPIILPQKSSSFSLPSNWFSPIQHGLAALALSLALNFSPILPVSVANASEFDVVNDGPPKESYVVDDAGVLSRVTKSDLKRLLSDLESRKNFRLNFVTVRKLTSKADAFEYADQVLEKWYPSVEDGDNKGIVVLVTSQKEGAVTGGPSFIKAVGENILDATVSENLPVLATDEKYNEAIYSSAKRLVAAIDGLPDPGGPSFKDSKRESNFKSKEETEEKRGQFSLVVGGLLVVAFVVPMAQYYAYVSKK is encoded by the exons ATGGAAACTATTCTCTCTCCCCCCACATTCTCCCCATTCCTTAACCCCAAACCTTCTTCTCTCAAACCCAGATCACTTTCAATACCCTCTACAAAACCCATaatttgttccctaaaaaaacCCATAATTTTACCTCAAAAATCATCATCCTTTTCACTACCCAGTAACTGGTTTTCACCCATTCAGCATGGATTAGCAGCTCTTGCTCTTTCATTAGCCCTTAATTTCTCCCCAATTTTGCCAGTTTCTGTTGCTAATGCTTCCGAATTTGATGTTGTAAATGATGGTCCACCTAAAGAATCATATGTTGTTGATGATGCAGGTGTTCTTAGTCGTGTCACTAAATCTGATCTCAAGAGATTGTTATCTGATTTAGAGTCTAGGAAGAATTTCCGTCTTAATTTCGTCACTGTTCGCAAATTAACT AGCAAAGCTGATGCTTTTGAGTATGCTGATCAAGTTTTGGAGAAATGGTACCCAAGTGTTGAGGATGGTGATAACAAAGGGATTGTTGTCCTTGTGACTAGCCAAAAGGAAGGGGCAGTTACCGGCGGACCTTCATTTATCAAGGCTGTTGGAGAGAATATTCTTGATGCAACTGTGTCAGAAAATCTTCCTG TATTAGCAACTGATGAGAAATACAACGAAGCCATTTACAGCAGTGCCAAGCGGTTAGTCGCTGCTATTGATGGTCTTCCGGACCCTGGAGGCCCGTCATTCAAGGACAGCAAAAGAGAATCCAACTTCAAGTCTAAGGAAGAGACAGAAGAAAAACGAGGTCAATTCAGTCTCGTGGTTGGAGGTTTGTTGGTCGTTGCATTTGTTGTCCCTATGGCACAATACTACGCATATGTTTCCAAAAAATAA